From a region of the Lactuca sativa cultivar Salinas chromosome 4, Lsat_Salinas_v11, whole genome shotgun sequence genome:
- the LOC111899799 gene encoding uncharacterized protein LOC111899799 translates to MSIDMFEFIFGWRKASKCKKLIRKVHCRLSLLKNKRCCIVRQIRNDVAELIKHGHYQSAFNRVDQIYKDECIVNVYDLLTNFCEFISLQLSYIRRNKDCPNDIKEAISTLIFASARCGDIPELLQIRKLFRNRYGERFEATALEFGPGNLVNSEIREKLSITKVPNEVKYKLMEEITTSVLQTGPLAFEFTSELHRQASKGNTNRDHQGIGNNQIAHVDFDHLAGDNDRSITDRFDAESASENSTTDMPEEIVYLDDIEEFQSPLNNGTNGKDQRVFVFRSSVVVPVVESRKNHRFIEFDFEKSEGLRIETKGSRKSRKRSVSSDIECSGYYGKTSQRRRANNENRKRSAMHSPRISSPLSGHENIFVKHIGEVGKCSRAITMPSMRLTKCLEENVVRSNSFPVQPSSPHVHPKLPDYDELAAKFMALKKENLQKQK, encoded by the exons ATGAGCATAGATATGTTTGAGTTCATATTTGGATGGAGAAAGGCTTCCAAGTG CAAGAAGCTGATCAGGAAGGTTCATTGTCGTTTGAGTCTGCTAAAGAACAAGAGATGTTGTATAGTCAGACAAATCAGAAACGACGTCGCAGAGCTCATTAAACATGGTCACTACCAATCTGCCTTCAATCGG GTGGATCAAATCTATAAAGACGAATGCATAGTCAATGTATACGACCTATTGACAAATTTTTGTGAATTTATTTCACTTCAACTTTCCTACATTCGTCGAAACAA ggatTGCCCAAATGACATTAAAGAAGCAATATCAACCCTAATTTTTGCATCAGCAAGATGTGGGGACATCCCAGAGCTTCTACAGATACGAAAACTTTTCCGCAACCGTTATGGGGAGCGGTTCGAGGCAACCGCTCTTGAATTTGGTCCCGGAAATCTTGTCAATTCTGAG aTTAGAGAGAAGTTGTCTATCACTAAGGTACCAAATGAAGTGAAGTACAAATTGATGGAAGAGATCACTACAAGTGTTCTACAAACAGGACCTTTGGCATTTGAGTTTACTTCTGAGCTGCATCGACAG GCAAGTAAAGGCAATACTAATCGAGATCATCAGGGCATCGGAAACAATCAGATCGCacacgttgactttgaccatctCGCCGGAGACAATGATCGATCGATAACTGATCGTTTTGATGCCGAATCCGCATCGGAAAATTCAACTACTGATATGCCGGAAGAAATTGTTTATCTTGACGATATTGAGGAGTTCCAATCTCCGTTGAACAATGGTACAAATGGAAAGGACCAAAGAGTTTTCGTGTTCAGATCATCTGTCGTCGTTCCCGTGGTAGAAAGTCGTAAAAATCATCGATTTATTGAATTCGACTTCGAGAAATCTGAAGGTTTGAGAATCGAGACAAAAGGGTCAAGAAAATCGAGGAAAAGATCGGTCTCATCAGATATCGAGTGCTCCGGCTACTACGGCAAAACGTCCCAACGCCGGAGAGCCAACAACGAGAACAGAAAAAGATCAGCTATGCATTCCCCCCGTATATCTTCGCCATTGTCAGGCCATGAAAACATTTTTGTTAAACATATTGGGGAAGTGGGTAAGTGTTCTAGAGCAATAACTATGCCTTCTATGCGTTTGACAAAATGTCTAGAAGAAAATGTAGTGAGGTCGAATTCGTTTCCGGTTCAACCGTCTTCGCCTCATGTCCACCCGAAGCTTCCGGACTACGATGAGTTAGCGGCTAAGTTCATGGCTCTCAAGAAAGAGAACCTGCAAAAGCAGAAGTAG
- the LOC111899786 gene encoding uncharacterized protein LOC111899786 isoform X2 has translation MVGSRTLIGGIFRRSGLKRFESNKYLDYTLTPIQKERLQKLQERLNIPFDEESLEHQKALIDLWYLAYPDVKLQGLTSEQWKDMGWQGVNPSTDFRLLFKQSGERATWEYPFAAAGINISYMLIQMLDLYSVKPKCLPGANFLRLLEDTEEAFDILYCVTFALMDAQWLAMRASYMEFKEILQITRAQLERELSLEDIYRIQDLPAYNILDS, from the exons ATGGTTGGATCACGAACTCTGATTGGAGGAATTTTTAGACGCTCAGGCCTCAAGCGCTTTGAAAGTAATAAATATTTGGATTACACTCTCACTCCTATACAG AAGGAGCGTCTTCAAAAGCTTCAAGAAAGATTGAACATACCATTTGATGAAGAAAGCCTTGAACATCAA AAAGCTCTTATAGATTTGTGGTATTTAGCATATCCAGATGTTAAACTTCAAGGTTTGACCTCAGAGCAATGGAAGGATATGGGGTGGCAAGGAGTCAATCCTTCAACCGACTTTAG GTTATTATTTAAACAATCTGGTGAACGAGCAACATGGGAATACCCTTTTGCAGCTGCAGGCATCAATATATCGTATATGTTGATTCAAATGTTAGATTTATATTCAG TTAAACCTAAATGCCTTCCTGGTGCTAATTTTCTAAGATTATTAGAAG ATACTGAAGAAGCATTTGATATTTTATACTGTGTAACTTTTGCTTTGATGGATGCTCAATGGCTTGCAATGCGTGCATCATATATGGAATTCAAG GAAATACTACAAATTACTCGAGCACAATTGGAGAGAGAACTATCATTGGAAGACATTTATCGAATACAAGATTTGCCAGCTTACAATATACTTGATAGTTAG
- the LOC111899786 gene encoding uncharacterized protein LOC111899786 isoform X1 — protein sequence MVGSRTLIGGIFRRSGLKRFESNKYLDYTLTPIQKERLQKLQERLNIPFDEESLEHQKALIDLWYLAYPDVKLQGLTSEQWKDMGWQGVNPSTDFRGCGFISLENLLFLAKKFPSAFRRLLFKQSGERATWEYPFAAAGINISYMLIQMLDLYSVKPKCLPGANFLRLLEDTEEAFDILYCVTFALMDAQWLAMRASYMEFKEILQITRAQLERELSLEDIYRIQDLPAYNILDS from the exons ATGGTTGGATCACGAACTCTGATTGGAGGAATTTTTAGACGCTCAGGCCTCAAGCGCTTTGAAAGTAATAAATATTTGGATTACACTCTCACTCCTATACAG AAGGAGCGTCTTCAAAAGCTTCAAGAAAGATTGAACATACCATTTGATGAAGAAAGCCTTGAACATCAA AAAGCTCTTATAGATTTGTGGTATTTAGCATATCCAGATGTTAAACTTCAAGGTTTGACCTCAGAGCAATGGAAGGATATGGGGTGGCAAGGAGTCAATCCTTCAACCGACTTTAG GGGTTGCGGTTTTATTTCACTAGAGAATTTACTGTTTTTAGCTAAAAAATTTCCG TCTGCTTTTCGTAGGTTATTATTTAAACAATCTGGTGAACGAGCAACATGGGAATACCCTTTTGCAGCTGCAGGCATCAATATATCGTATATGTTGATTCAAATGTTAGATTTATATTCAG TTAAACCTAAATGCCTTCCTGGTGCTAATTTTCTAAGATTATTAGAAG ATACTGAAGAAGCATTTGATATTTTATACTGTGTAACTTTTGCTTTGATGGATGCTCAATGGCTTGCAATGCGTGCATCATATATGGAATTCAAG GAAATACTACAAATTACTCGAGCACAATTGGAGAGAGAACTATCATTGGAAGACATTTATCGAATACAAGATTTGCCAGCTTACAATATACTTGATAGTTAG